ACTGGGTTAATGCTGCAGATGTTGTAATTCCTCCCATGCTTGTCCCAGCTACTCCAAAACGTCCGTCCAAAATTAAGTCTTTTTCTTCAAAGTATTTTTTAATTACAGCTAATTCCTTTACATTTTGCATAACGATGTCCCAAAAAGAAACTTGCCTTTTCAATTTAGGGATATCCGGTTCTCTTTCCCCATGGTACATACTATCAGGCAATACTACTCTAAACCCTTTTTCAGCCAGTAAATATGCTAATGAAAGATTATGCTCTTTGGCACTTGTAAATCCATGAAAATAGGCAATAATCGGCAATGCCTCATTTTTCTTTTCTGCATCAACAACTACTAAGCTTGGTATTGTTTGAATTGTTTCTGTATAAATTCCAATCATGTATGTCATTCCGCTCCTTCTCTGTATACTATGTTCTATTTTAAGGGTAAGCTTGAGCTTGTTGCAAATAATGTAAAGGAAAAATTACTTTACATATTTCGCTTTCCTCTATACACTAGTCACATACGAGGTGAATTTTATGGAAAATAAAAAACATTTAATTGCGTTGGATTTGGATGGTACACTCCTGACGAATAAACAAGAGATTAGTGCTCGAACGAAGCAAACGATTCAGACTGCCATGGAGGATGGGCATCTCGTTGTGATTTCTACTGGTAGACCACATCGTGCAAGTGTTCATTATTATAATGAACTTGGTTTAAATTCCCCCATGGTGAATTTCAATGGTGCATTGATTCACCATCCTCAAGATCGCACATGGGACTATGCCATGCATACACCTATGCCGCTCAAAACCGCACATACAATAATTGATGCCTGCTATGATCTGGAGGTTAATAACATACTGGCTGAAGTAATGGATGATGTTTATCTTGATAATTACAGCCAGGAAATCATCGATATTTTCCATCAAACAC
This region of Oceanobacillus sp. FSL K6-2867 genomic DNA includes:
- the yjfP gene encoding esterase — translated: MIGIYTETIQTIPSLVVVDAEKKNEALPIIAYFHGFTSAKEHNLSLAYLLAEKGFRVVLPDSMYHGEREPDIPKLKRQVSFWDIVMQNVKELAVIKKYFEEKDLILDGRFGVAGTSMGGITTSAALTQYPWIKAAAILMGSPKITTYAKTLVESFKKVGNLPVTEEMIENLYEQLKKYDLSKQPEKLNDRPLLFWHGEIDSVVPFDHSYTFYDEVYAVYQNKNNIKFIKEPNQNHKVSRSAILETVKWFEKHL